Genomic segment of Salvia splendens isolate huo1 chromosome 12, SspV2, whole genome shotgun sequence:
gagtagtttatgAAATGTTGCGAGAGAATGGTAAAATAGGGAGTTAAACATACAAAAGGGCAAACCTTTACATGAAATCAACATACATTAATGAAAGTAAGATTGAAAACAGAAGACTGAACAATTTCAATAAAGTCTTACACAAGAATGATTGAACATTAATCAagatagtaggagtattatacATTGCTGATCAAGCCAAGGAATTGATTTTCTGAGTAGTTTTGGTACTTCCGTTGTCTGAAGGAATCATGTCTCCCACAATTGGCAACTCTTGGGATTTCCCAATCAAAGGGGAATCCTCTTTAGCTTTGCCCCACACCACGCAGTAAAGCCCACTTACAATGATCACTGCTCCAATCACCAAAATCGATAAAGTAAGTCAAAATTGGAGACAGTTGACTAGTAGCAGTTGTTGATTTTGTTACTAATTACATTATCCATCCCATAAAACTATTTTCTTTATGCAAATCACTTTTTCGTCCTATTTCTTTTTACCAATTGTGTTCTAAAACTCTCATAGTACCTTCCGACATGGAGTTGGTCAGAGAGAATAATGGCTCCCAAGATAGCAGTGATGATCATGCTGAGAGGGCTAAATGATGTTACAAACACTGGACCTCGTGCCTTGTTCACCACACTTTGCAAGTAATATGCTATTCCTGAGCATATAAGTCCCTATACATGCATAATTTAATCACCAAAATTAAGATTTTTCAGGCCAATTGTATTAGCAATTAATGTTCATGTTCATGTTCTTGATAGCTGGTGGGATATCTGGTTTTGCATgttcatgttcttgtttttggatcctagtcacttttgggctaagatcatgtttTGGAAACATTATATTTTGAGCTTATTCACGGGTagggggtctgcctaaacccctGTCCACAAAGggcgttttttatttaaatttttttttatagaatataACAAGATAGAAATGATGTTGAAATTGAAGAAGGATTGAAACTAACAGAATATGTAGCAGCGAGCAGCCTAGAATCAAAACCTATAGCCCAGGCGGACGGGCCGGCGCTCCATTATCGCCGCCACGATGCCGCCTTCCACCGTTCCCATCAGACAAATCAACGCCGTCAATGACAGCTCCGCGGGGTACTCCTTCAATGTATTATTCTGCCCAATTTTATCATATATAtcaatctatttttatttaatattccaTAATAGTACTTATATTACTTGCAAAATGAAGAAGGCAGCCCAGCCGACAATAGAAGCGAGCAGCATGATTGTGCCGGAGACCCAGTGCTCGTCTGCCGAGCTGCTGGTGGCTTCGTGGTGGCTGCCGCCGTGAGACAAGAACAAGATGTTCACGGTGGGGCCTTTGTACAGTGTCATCACCATTGCTCCGCCCACCGTCACCGCCGTTCCGATCACTTTTGCTACACTGTGCACTTTTTTCAGATTCACCTTTTCCATCCTGCAGTGCCATTCTTTCCTTTTAggattattgttttttttaaaacaacaCTAAAAAGATTATGCAAtactacattttatttattgaagGAACTTTATGGATTAACTTATTACATGAATTTTATAGATCGTTGCAAACATAGCATGTCACgtctaattaaaaaaatgataataatattatttaccTTCATAATATTATACTCTAATTTCTTAAACAAATTTCCTGcagaattatttgattttgatggtcatATATATCAAGTTGAATGTATATACCTGAACAAGACAGCCATAATGAAGGTGACGGCGGGGAGAATATTGACGGTCGCTGCCGCGAATGTCGCCGATGTATACTGGATACCGACGCCGTACAAGTTCTGGTCCAAAACTGGcctataattttgttttttcagTTTTCAGAAATTATtccaaatactactactatattagcAATTTAGGATGCAGTAAAGTTAACGATATTATAATAATGAAAACTTCTAATAAGGGGAGTACTATATAGCATATGGTAAAGAATCTTTAGATAAATACATACTGTTAAATCTGTTTACAATGGTAAAGAGAtcgattttaataatttaacaGTGATCAAAAATATGAATGGGTGATGTACTCATAAAAGTTTGGCGCAACAAAGTATTAGTATTACTTTTCAA
This window contains:
- the LOC121757728 gene encoding LOW QUALITY PROTEIN: WAT1-related protein At1g44800-like (The sequence of the model RefSeq protein was modified relative to this genomic sequence to represent the inferred CDS: deleted 1 base in 1 codon), whose protein sequence is MGCESLNKMKPYLAMITLQFGYAGMHIILLLSFKRGFSHWVFVVYRHAVATIFFSPFAYFFERKTRPNMTKSIFFKIMLLGFLEPVLDQNLYGVGIQYTSATFAAATVNILPAVTFIMAVLFRMEKVNLKKVHSVAKVIGTAVTVGGAMVMTLYKGPTVNILFLSHGGSHHEATSSSADEHWVSGTIMLLASIVGWAAFFILQNNTLKEYPAELSLTALICLMGTVEGGIVAAIMERGPSAWAIGFDSRLLAATYSGLICSGIAYYLQSVVNKARGPVFVTSFSPLSMIITAILGAIILSDQLHVGMVIGAVIIVSGLYCVVWGKAKEDSPLIGKSQELPIVGDMIPSDNGSTKTTQKINSLA